In a single window of the Pseudogemmatithrix spongiicola genome:
- a CDS encoding NAD(P) transhydrogenase subunit alpha, with translation MDLIGFIVIFILATYLGASLIGRVPPTLHTPLMSGANAVSGITVVGAMAIAGHSDYGTMGKVLGFLAIVFAMMNVVGGYAVTDRMLEMFKKSPTEGSK, from the coding sequence ATGGATCTCATCGGTTTCATCGTCATCTTCATCCTGGCGACCTACCTCGGCGCGTCGCTCATCGGGCGCGTGCCGCCGACGCTGCACACGCCACTGATGAGCGGCGCCAACGCCGTCTCCGGCATCACGGTCGTGGGCGCGATGGCCATCGCCGGCCACTCGGACTACGGCACGATGGGCAAGGTGCTGGGCTTCCTCGCGATCGTGTTCGCGATGATGAACGTGGTCGGCGGCTACGCCGTCACCGACCGCATGCTCGAGATGTTCAAGAAGTCGCCGACGGAGGGGAGCAAGTGA
- a CDS encoding DUF4097 family beta strand repeat-containing protein codes for MPRLHAIVPLLLLATVASAQSPERHVLSGERVAIWNLAGRAEVVAGTGRDVVVELTRGGSDGARLTVEAANGRLVVKYPSRDIVYTGREDSHSYNTTLQVSDDGTFSGGWDDDRSGRRVRISSRGSGTEAHADLRISVPQGQRIAITLGVGAIEVGNVNGELELRTMASPIRARGSKGRLAARTGSGRVELEDVEGERVQASTGSGSVELRGVRSAELRASTGSGSIEGRDVRGDRLDLSTGSGSIRLESLTSRDVRASTGSGSVELRFTAAPRDLTARTGSGGVTLGLPREPNVELDIRTGSGGISTDFPVTMDQVRRNELRGRIGTGADGTIRVSTGSGGVRLRRD; via the coding sequence ATGCCCCGACTCCACGCCATCGTTCCCCTGCTCTTGCTCGCCACCGTCGCGAGTGCCCAGTCGCCCGAGCGGCATGTGCTCAGCGGCGAGCGCGTCGCCATCTGGAACCTCGCCGGCCGCGCCGAAGTGGTGGCGGGCACGGGGCGCGACGTGGTGGTCGAACTCACGCGTGGCGGCAGTGACGGCGCCCGCCTGACGGTCGAGGCCGCCAACGGGCGATTGGTGGTGAAGTATCCCTCGCGCGACATCGTGTACACGGGTCGCGAGGACTCGCACAGCTACAACACCACGTTGCAGGTCAGCGACGACGGTACGTTCAGCGGCGGCTGGGACGATGACCGCAGCGGCCGGCGCGTGCGGATCAGCAGCCGCGGCAGTGGCACGGAAGCCCATGCCGACCTGCGCATCAGCGTCCCCCAGGGCCAGCGCATCGCCATCACGCTGGGCGTCGGCGCGATCGAAGTCGGCAACGTGAACGGTGAGCTCGAGCTGCGGACGATGGCCTCGCCGATTCGCGCACGCGGCAGCAAGGGCCGCCTCGCGGCGCGCACGGGCTCGGGCCGCGTGGAGCTGGAGGATGTGGAGGGTGAGCGCGTCCAGGCGTCAACCGGCTCCGGCTCAGTGGAGCTGCGCGGCGTGCGCAGCGCCGAGCTGCGGGCGAGCACGGGGTCGGGGTCGATTGAAGGCCGCGATGTGCGCGGGGACCGACTCGACCTGAGCACGGGCTCGGGCAGCATCCGGTTGGAATCGCTGACGAGCCGCGACGTGCGCGCCTCGACGGGTTCGGGCTCCGTGGAACTGCGCTTCACCGCGGCGCCGCGCGACCTCACGGCCCGCACAGGCTCCGGCGGCGTGACGCTGGGCCTGCCCCGCGAGCCGAACGTGGAGCTGGATATCCGCACGGGTTCGGGCGGCATCTCGACGGATTTCCCGGTCACGATGGACCAGGTGCGCCGCAACGAACTGCGCGGCCGCATCGGGACGGGCGCGGACGGCACGATCCGCGTCTCGACGGGCTCGGGCGGCGTGCGGTTGCGGCGCGACTAA
- a CDS encoding NAD(P) transhydrogenase subunit alpha, whose amino-acid sequence MILGIPKESAAGEHRVALIPESVARLVKAGVSVRVERGAGLAAGFPDSAYEAAGATLGDAAAALSADLVCKVQKPSPAEAARMTKGAHLISLLAPSTSTESIAALDAQGVTAFALELVPRITRAQSMDVLSSQATVAGYKAVLIGASASPKFLPMLTTAAGTIAPSKVCVLGAGVAGLQAIATARRLGAVVSGFDIRAAAAEQIRSLGATVVAQDLIAADSETAGGYAKEQTKEQQDAIQQALRDHLKGMDMVITTAQIPGRAAPRLISTDTVKTMAPGAVIVDLAAESGGNCEATKAGETVDVHGVHVIGPVNLPATMPFHASQMLSRNILTFIQHMLQKDGTLKVDRTDEITGAMIVTGRAA is encoded by the coding sequence GTGATCCTCGGTATCCCGAAGGAATCCGCCGCGGGCGAACATCGCGTTGCACTCATCCCCGAAAGCGTCGCACGCCTGGTGAAGGCGGGCGTCAGCGTGCGGGTCGAGCGCGGCGCGGGACTCGCCGCAGGATTCCCTGACTCCGCCTACGAAGCCGCCGGCGCTACGCTCGGCGACGCCGCCGCGGCCCTCTCAGCAGACCTCGTCTGCAAGGTGCAGAAGCCCTCTCCCGCCGAAGCCGCGCGGATGACGAAAGGCGCGCACCTCATTTCCCTGCTCGCGCCGTCGACCAGTACGGAATCCATCGCCGCCCTCGACGCCCAAGGCGTGACGGCATTCGCCCTCGAGCTGGTCCCGCGCATCACGCGCGCCCAGTCGATGGACGTGCTCTCGTCGCAGGCCACCGTGGCCGGCTACAAGGCGGTACTCATCGGCGCCTCAGCCTCGCCGAAGTTCCTGCCGATGCTCACCACCGCAGCCGGCACGATCGCGCCCTCCAAGGTCTGCGTGCTCGGCGCGGGCGTCGCCGGCCTGCAAGCGATCGCGACGGCACGCCGCTTGGGTGCGGTCGTCAGCGGCTTCGACATCCGCGCCGCGGCGGCCGAGCAGATCCGCTCGCTCGGCGCTACGGTCGTGGCGCAGGATCTCATCGCGGCCGACAGCGAGACCGCGGGCGGCTATGCGAAAGAGCAGACCAAGGAACAGCAGGACGCCATCCAGCAGGCGCTGCGCGATCACCTGAAGGGCATGGACATGGTGATCACGACGGCGCAGATCCCTGGTCGCGCGGCGCCGCGCCTCATCTCCACCGACACGGTGAAGACGATGGCGCCGGGCGCGGTGATCGTGGACCTCGCCGCGGAATCGGGCGGCAACTGCGAGGCAACCAAGGCGGGCGAGACGGTGGACGTGCACGGCGTGCACGTGATCGGACCGGTGAACCTGCCGGCGACGATGCCCTTCCACGCCTCGCAGATGCTCTCGCGCAACATCCTCACGTTCATCCAGCACATGCTCCAGAAGGACGGCACGCTCAAGGTGGACCGCACGGACGAAATCACCGGCGCGATGATCGTCACGGGGAGGGCCGCCTAA
- a CDS encoding WD40/YVTN/BNR-like repeat-containing protein — MRTLPVSGLAALLVVALSSASVDAQGRGRAATTAPAAPAADSSLADYAAMAWRNIGPSRGGRSVAVSGVPGMPLTYFAGYTGGGLWRTDDAGINWRNISDGFFRTGTIGAIAVAASDHNVIYVGSGEHAIRGQSSTYGDGVYKSTDFGRTWTHIGLEATRQISAVRVHPQDPNVVYVAAQGDRWQGSTDRGIYRSRDGGATWQLVLRGQNPTSGASDLSMDPSNPRILYAAFWDHQRQPWYVRSGGAGSGIWKSTDGGDTWTRLTNGLPALMGKIGVSVSPANPDRVFAIVEAENGGLYRSDDAGRNWRRLSGDRLIQTRSWYYMKTIADPKNENVVWVLNAPVLRSIDGGATFAVVPATHGDNHALWIDPSDPSRMINGNDGGASISLDGGKSWSSQENQPTAQFYHVSVDQQFPYRLYSGQQDNSSVSIASRTDGGSIGLRDWEESAGCESANIGVGKSGRYAYGGCYQGLINELDTETGLTRAIMVYPAMNLTERTDSTKYRFNWTAPIVVSQHDERTIYYGGNRLFRTTDRGTTWAEISPDLTKNDRARQGWGGGPITNEGAGGEVYATIIVVAESPHDKNVLYVGTDDGLIQRTADGGATWTNITPAAAGDGLVNEIEVSPHDANTVYIAFRKDRVGDPTPHIFRSTDAGRTWTRLVDGLRAGEPVRVVREDATRRGLLYAGTETGVYFSLDNGARWQAFSRFPKVPVTDLDVSTGDLVVATEGRAFWILDNLGPLQQRTAEVAATPMHLFRPRPTHLTPGGGGFGGGGASTRVGANAPFGAVLDFTVTRSDSTQKVTLEILDEKGTLVRRYASDATGRARLAVRNGLNRHAWDLRHEGPTQLPNVVLFGAPPGGAGPRVMPGRYTARLTMGDRVLTQPVDVMRDPRLGPPADARAVVVRDSVARTLNARIGEIHDYVLRLRDIRTQAQGIVQRSATHAQADSVKLLGGRVTGGTDRFEPRLTTKAANGQDIINYANGINGQFGFLLGEVEDHPEITASARQRMSDVEVMWRALRAELERFETTELAAFNAFLSRNGLPTILLPAPKQPSPIM, encoded by the coding sequence ATGCGCACGTTGCCTGTCTCGGGCCTCGCGGCCCTCCTCGTCGTTGCCCTCTCGTCGGCATCTGTAGACGCCCAAGGCCGCGGTCGCGCGGCGACCACCGCTCCCGCGGCTCCTGCGGCGGACTCCTCGCTCGCCGACTATGCGGCGATGGCGTGGCGCAACATCGGCCCCTCGCGCGGCGGCCGGTCGGTGGCCGTGAGCGGCGTCCCGGGCATGCCGCTGACGTACTTCGCAGGCTACACGGGCGGCGGGCTCTGGCGCACGGACGACGCCGGCATCAACTGGCGCAACATCTCCGACGGTTTCTTCCGCACCGGCACGATCGGCGCCATCGCCGTCGCCGCCTCGGACCATAACGTGATCTACGTGGGCTCCGGCGAGCACGCGATCCGCGGGCAGTCCTCGACCTACGGTGACGGCGTCTACAAGAGCACGGACTTCGGCCGAACGTGGACGCACATCGGCCTTGAGGCGACGCGGCAGATCTCCGCCGTGCGCGTGCATCCGCAGGATCCGAACGTGGTGTACGTCGCGGCGCAGGGTGACCGCTGGCAAGGCTCGACGGACCGCGGCATCTACCGCTCGCGTGACGGCGGCGCGACCTGGCAACTGGTGCTGCGCGGGCAGAACCCGACCAGCGGCGCCAGCGACCTCTCGATGGACCCGAGCAACCCGCGCATCCTCTATGCGGCGTTCTGGGATCACCAGCGCCAACCGTGGTATGTGCGCTCGGGCGGCGCCGGCTCCGGCATCTGGAAGTCCACCGACGGCGGCGACACCTGGACGCGCCTCACGAACGGCCTGCCCGCCCTCATGGGCAAGATCGGCGTGAGTGTCTCGCCGGCGAATCCGGACCGCGTGTTCGCGATCGTCGAAGCGGAGAACGGCGGGCTGTATCGCTCGGACGACGCGGGCCGCAACTGGCGCCGGCTCTCGGGCGACCGCCTGATCCAGACGCGCTCGTGGTACTACATGAAGACGATCGCCGACCCAAAGAACGAGAACGTGGTCTGGGTGCTGAACGCGCCGGTACTGCGCTCGATCGACGGCGGCGCGACCTTCGCCGTGGTGCCGGCCACGCACGGCGACAACCACGCGCTGTGGATCGACCCCAGCGACCCGTCGCGCATGATCAACGGCAACGACGGCGGCGCCAGCATCTCGCTCGACGGCGGCAAGAGCTGGAGCTCGCAGGAGAACCAACCGACGGCGCAGTTCTATCACGTCTCGGTGGACCAGCAGTTCCCGTATCGCCTCTACTCGGGCCAGCAGGACAACTCCTCGGTGTCCATCGCCAGCCGCACGGACGGCGGCAGCATCGGCCTGCGGGATTGGGAAGAGAGCGCTGGCTGCGAGAGCGCCAACATCGGCGTGGGCAAGAGCGGGCGCTACGCCTACGGCGGCTGCTACCAGGGCCTCATCAACGAACTCGACACCGAGACGGGCCTGACGCGCGCCATCATGGTGTATCCGGCGATGAACCTCACCGAGCGCACCGACAGCACGAAGTACCGCTTCAACTGGACGGCGCCGATCGTCGTCTCGCAGCACGACGAGCGCACCATCTATTACGGCGGCAACCGCCTCTTCCGCACGACGGACCGCGGCACGACCTGGGCGGAGATCTCACCAGACCTCACGAAGAACGACCGCGCGCGCCAGGGCTGGGGCGGCGGGCCGATCACCAACGAAGGCGCGGGTGGCGAGGTCTACGCGACGATCATCGTGGTAGCCGAGTCGCCGCATGACAAGAACGTGCTGTACGTGGGCACGGACGACGGCCTGATCCAGCGCACGGCCGACGGCGGCGCGACGTGGACGAACATCACGCCGGCCGCCGCCGGCGACGGCCTCGTGAACGAGATCGAAGTCTCGCCGCACGACGCGAACACGGTGTACATCGCCTTCCGCAAGGACCGCGTGGGGGACCCGACGCCGCACATCTTCCGCTCTACCGATGCCGGCCGCACGTGGACGCGGCTCGTCGACGGCCTGCGCGCCGGTGAGCCGGTGCGCGTCGTGCGCGAAGATGCCACCCGCCGCGGCCTGCTCTACGCCGGCACGGAGACGGGCGTGTACTTCTCGCTCGACAACGGCGCGCGCTGGCAGGCGTTCTCGCGCTTCCCGAAGGTGCCGGTGACGGACCTCGATGTGAGCACCGGCGACCTCGTGGTCGCGACGGAAGGCCGTGCGTTCTGGATCCTCGACAACCTCGGGCCGCTGCAGCAGCGCACGGCCGAAGTCGCGGCTACGCCGATGCATCTCTTCCGCCCGCGGCCCACGCATCTCACGCCGGGCGGCGGTGGGTTCGGCGGCGGTGGCGCGAGCACGCGCGTCGGCGCCAACGCGCCCTTCGGCGCGGTCCTCGACTTCACCGTCACGCGCAGCGACAGCACGCAGAAGGTGACGCTCGAGATTCTCGACGAGAAGGGCACGCTGGTCCGTCGCTACGCGTCTGACGCCACCGGCCGCGCGCGACTCGCCGTGCGCAATGGTCTCAATCGCCATGCCTGGGACCTGCGCCACGAAGGGCCGACGCAGTTGCCGAACGTCGTGCTGTTCGGGGCCCCGCCGGGCGGCGCGGGTCCGCGCGTGATGCCCGGGCGCTACACCGCCCGACTCACGATGGGCGACCGCGTACTCACGCAGCCCGTGGACGTCATGCGCGACCCGCGCCTCGGCCCTCCCGCTGACGCCCGCGCCGTCGTCGTGCGCGACTCCGTCGCGCGCACGCTCAACGCGCGCATCGGCGAGATCCATGACTACGTGCTCCGCCTGCGCGACATCCGCACGCAGGCGCAGGGCATCGTGCAGCGCAGCGCCACGCACGCTCAAGCAGACTCCGTGAAGCTGCTCGGCGGTCGCGTCACGGGCGGCACGGACCGCTTCGAGCCGCGCCTCACGACCAAGGCCGCCAACGGCCAGGACATCATCAACTACGCCAACGGCATCAACGGGCAGTTCGGGTTCCTGCTTGGCGAAGTCGAGGACCATCCCGAGATCACCGCATCGGCGCGCCAGCGCATGAGCGATGTCGAGGTAATGTGGCGTGCCCTGCGCGCGGAGCTGGAGCGCTTTGAGACGACGGAGCTCGCCGCCTTCAACGCGTTCCTGAGCCGCAACGGACTGCCGACGATCCTGTTGCCGGCGCCGAAGCAGCCCTCGCCGATCATGTGA
- a CDS encoding amidohydrolase yields the protein MRRVLLLAILAGLACAREAPPDAILHNGKVWTGDSLRPSATAIAIRGERIVAVGSDAEILALAGDSTAVEDLQGRRVIPGLHDAHWHFRTRRTADLGDAKDAAELVARLQAFAAEMPADAWITGRGWTPDMFPRNTAHRRFLDAAFPDRPVLITDRDGHQAIANATALRLAAVSAETRDPTDGVIVREPDGTPTGLLQESAMGLVRRLLPAPSELEVRRSLNELMAHAASVGLTAVQVANATTATEDSAIARAIAADSIRLRFRIAVPFTEAATDSVLDAYAARARRETGPYLRFGIAKGMLDGTVDAGTAAMLEPYTGTESRGLPMWELTPLLNTLARYDRAGLQVELHAIGDRAIRLALDAFDSLATRNGPRDRRGRVEHLEVPHPEDIPRFKRLGVIASTQAIFAMPGPTSMQNYVPLLGPVRERRAMPFKALDDAGAIQAFGSDYPVFPMDPLLGIYTAVTRQLADGTPRGGWVPEQRISVERALHFYTWGSAYAAYREHELGVLAPGYYADLVVLSEDILVPDPQALLRAKPVLTMLGGRAVHRAR from the coding sequence ATGCGGCGCGTATTGCTGCTGGCCATCCTCGCGGGCCTCGCCTGCGCCCGCGAGGCTCCGCCGGATGCCATCCTCCACAATGGCAAGGTGTGGACGGGCGACTCACTGCGCCCGAGCGCGACGGCGATCGCGATCCGCGGCGAGCGCATCGTCGCCGTGGGCAGCGACGCGGAGATCCTCGCGCTGGCGGGCGACAGCACCGCCGTCGAGGACTTGCAGGGTCGCCGGGTGATCCCCGGGCTGCACGATGCGCACTGGCACTTCCGGACGCGGCGCACGGCGGACTTGGGCGACGCCAAGGACGCCGCGGAGTTGGTGGCGCGCCTGCAGGCCTTCGCCGCAGAGATGCCGGCGGACGCATGGATCACGGGACGTGGCTGGACCCCGGACATGTTCCCGCGCAACACCGCGCACCGACGCTTCCTCGATGCGGCGTTCCCCGACCGACCGGTGCTCATCACCGATCGCGACGGACACCAGGCGATTGCCAACGCGACGGCGCTGCGACTTGCCGCCGTCAGCGCCGAGACGCGCGACCCGACGGATGGCGTGATCGTGCGCGAACCGGACGGGACACCGACCGGCTTGCTGCAGGAATCGGCGATGGGGCTCGTGCGCCGGCTGCTCCCCGCCCCGAGCGAGCTCGAGGTGCGCCGCTCGCTCAACGAACTGATGGCGCACGCCGCGTCGGTCGGCCTCACCGCCGTGCAGGTGGCCAACGCGACCACGGCCACGGAGGACTCGGCGATCGCGCGGGCCATCGCAGCCGATTCGATCCGCCTGCGCTTCCGCATCGCCGTGCCGTTCACGGAGGCGGCGACGGACTCGGTCCTCGACGCGTACGCCGCGCGCGCGCGGCGCGAGACGGGCCCGTACCTGCGCTTCGGGATCGCCAAGGGCATGCTCGACGGCACGGTGGACGCCGGCACCGCGGCGATGCTGGAGCCGTACACGGGCACCGAGAGCCGTGGTCTGCCGATGTGGGAGCTGACGCCCTTGCTCAACACGCTGGCGCGCTACGACCGCGCCGGCCTGCAGGTGGAACTCCACGCGATCGGCGACCGCGCGATCCGCCTCGCCTTGGATGCCTTCGACTCGCTCGCGACGCGCAACGGCCCGCGCGACCGCCGCGGCCGCGTCGAGCACCTCGAGGTGCCTCACCCGGAGGACATCCCGCGCTTCAAGCGGCTCGGCGTCATCGCGAGCACGCAGGCGATCTTCGCCATGCCCGGCCCCACGTCGATGCAGAACTACGTGCCGCTGCTCGGCCCGGTGCGCGAGCGGCGTGCGATGCCGTTCAAGGCGCTGGATGACGCAGGGGCGATCCAGGCCTTCGGCTCGGACTATCCGGTGTTCCCGATGGACCCGCTGCTCGGCATCTACACGGCGGTGACGCGACAACTCGCCGACGGCACCCCGCGCGGCGGCTGGGTGCCCGAGCAGCGCATCAGCGTGGAGCGTGCGCTGCACTTCTACACGTGGGGGTCGGCTTACGCGGCGTACCGCGAGCACGAGCTCGGCGTCCTGGCGCCGGGGTACTATGCCGACCTGGTCGTGTTGAGCGAGGACATCCTCGTACCCGATCCGCAGGCGCTGCTGCGGGCGAAGCCCGTGCTCACGATGCTCGGCGGCCGCGCGGTGCATCGTGCGCGTTAG
- a CDS encoding NAD(P)(+) transhydrogenase (Re/Si-specific) subunit beta yields MISIAVERLLYLVASVLFIIGLKRLGSPETARKGNQLSSLGMLIAVIVTLLSTKTIEYGTIAAGLLVGGALGLWMARTVAMTSMPQMVALLNGLGGGASLLVASAEYLHGVQVGATSTFDVAISTHLGVLIGAVTLTGSAIAWAKLQEVMSGKPIVFGGQKVVNSLLFAVILGFITWLVASPATVPMWAFYTLVALALLIGVLLVIPIGGADMPVVISLLNSYSGIAAAMTGFVIKSEVLVISGALVGSSGIILSQIMCKAMNRSLTNVLFGAFGATTAASGKSAAGLTVKETNIEEAALQLAYAQSVIVVPGYGLAVAQAQHQVRELMELIEKRGGTVKFAIHPVAGRMPGHMNVLLAESNVPYDKLVDMDEINGEFERTDVCLVIGANDVVNPAARTDTSSPIYGMPILNADYAKRCIVMKRGMSAGFAGIENELFYGEKTQMLFGNAKDTLVKLVAEVKQV; encoded by the coding sequence GTGATCTCCATCGCGGTGGAACGCCTGCTGTACCTCGTGGCGTCAGTGCTCTTCATCATCGGCCTCAAGCGCCTCGGCAGCCCTGAGACCGCCCGCAAGGGCAACCAGCTCTCATCGCTGGGCATGCTCATTGCCGTCATCGTCACGCTGCTCTCGACCAAGACGATCGAATACGGCACGATCGCCGCCGGCCTGCTCGTGGGCGGCGCACTTGGCCTCTGGATGGCCCGCACGGTCGCGATGACGTCGATGCCGCAGATGGTCGCGCTGCTCAACGGCCTCGGCGGCGGCGCATCGTTGCTCGTGGCGAGCGCCGAGTACCTGCACGGCGTGCAGGTGGGGGCGACCTCGACCTTCGACGTGGCGATCTCGACGCACCTCGGCGTGCTCATCGGCGCGGTGACGCTCACGGGCTCGGCGATTGCGTGGGCGAAGCTGCAGGAAGTGATGTCGGGCAAGCCGATCGTGTTCGGCGGGCAGAAGGTGGTGAACAGCCTGCTCTTCGCCGTGATCCTCGGCTTCATCACGTGGCTCGTGGCGAGCCCGGCGACGGTGCCGATGTGGGCGTTCTATACGCTCGTCGCGCTCGCGCTCCTCATTGGCGTGCTGCTGGTGATCCCGATTGGCGGCGCGGACATGCCGGTGGTGATCTCGCTGCTCAACTCGTATTCCGGCATCGCCGCGGCGATGACGGGCTTCGTCATCAAGAGCGAAGTGCTGGTGATCTCCGGCGCGCTGGTCGGCAGCTCGGGCATCATCCTCTCGCAGATCATGTGCAAGGCGATGAACCGCTCGCTCACGAACGTGCTCTTCGGCGCCTTCGGCGCGACGACGGCGGCGAGCGGCAAGAGCGCGGCCGGCCTGACGGTGAAGGAAACGAACATCGAAGAAGCCGCGCTGCAGCTGGCCTATGCGCAGAGCGTCATCGTCGTCCCGGGCTACGGCCTCGCGGTGGCGCAGGCGCAGCACCAGGTGCGCGAGCTCATGGAACTGATCGAGAAGCGCGGCGGCACGGTGAAGTTCGCCATCCACCCGGTGGCCGGGCGCATGCCGGGCCACATGAACGTGCTGCTCGCGGAATCGAACGTGCCTTACGACAAGCTCGTGGACATGGACGAGATCAACGGCGAGTTCGAGCGCACGGACGTGTGCCTGGTGATCGGCGCGAACGACGTCGTGAACCCGGCGGCGCGTACCGATACCTCCTCGCCCATCTATGGCATGCCGATCCTCAATGCCGACTACGCCAAGCGCTGCATCGTCATGAAGCGCGGCATGAGCGCGGGCTTCGCCGGCATCGAGAATGAGCTGTTCTATGGCGAGAAGACGCAGATGCTGTTCGGCAATGCCAAGGATACGCTGGTTAAGCTGGTTGCCGAAGTGAAGCAGGTCTAA
- a CDS encoding glycosyltransferase, giving the protein MLAALALLQATLALTLLRRLSGGRSRRPPEEPMPQPGGPGGGQGLTIVVAALNEAHRIGPCLRGLRAQGAPVREILIVDSGSTDGTRELVQAAAAEDPRIRLLTDPPLPSGWIGKAWALQHGTEQASEPWVLGMDADTEAEPGCAAAVLAAAQREGFDVVSFAPRFDGQTAAERWLQPALLVTLVYRSGAVGDPRVKPERVIANGQCFLAKRETILAQGGYAPVKDSFAEDVSLVRHLAKRGVPVGFLDGSRLYRVRSYASVAQMWREWGRSLDLKDATSKLQQALDTLFVVLAQGLWLPAAVALWWAWPSLEPSLWRALLAVSTGVLVGVRWLLMLGIAPSYARRGITWWLSPLADPLAALRLVISTLRRPKRWRTRSYSSAPAT; this is encoded by the coding sequence ATGCTCGCCGCGTTGGCTCTCCTGCAGGCTACGCTCGCCCTGACCCTGCTGCGCCGCTTGAGCGGCGGGCGCTCGCGGCGGCCGCCCGAGGAGCCGATGCCGCAACCCGGGGGGCCTGGCGGAGGGCAGGGCCTGACGATTGTCGTCGCGGCCCTCAACGAAGCGCACCGCATCGGCCCCTGCCTGCGCGGGCTGCGCGCCCAAGGCGCCCCCGTGCGGGAGATCTTGATCGTCGACTCAGGCTCCACGGATGGCACGCGCGAGCTGGTGCAGGCCGCGGCCGCCGAGGATCCGCGCATCAGGTTGCTGACCGACCCGCCGTTACCCTCGGGCTGGATCGGCAAGGCCTGGGCGCTGCAACACGGCACGGAGCAGGCCTCAGAGCCCTGGGTGCTCGGCATGGACGCCGACACCGAAGCCGAGCCCGGCTGCGCGGCCGCCGTGCTCGCCGCGGCGCAGCGCGAAGGGTTCGACGTCGTGAGCTTCGCGCCGCGCTTCGATGGCCAGACGGCCGCCGAGCGCTGGCTGCAGCCGGCGTTGCTCGTGACGTTGGTGTACCGCAGTGGCGCCGTGGGCGACCCGCGCGTGAAGCCCGAGCGTGTGATTGCGAACGGGCAGTGCTTTCTCGCGAAGCGCGAGACCATCCTGGCACAGGGCGGCTACGCGCCGGTGAAGGACTCCTTCGCCGAGGATGTGAGTCTCGTGCGGCACCTGGCGAAGCGCGGCGTGCCGGTGGGCTTCCTCGATGGGTCGCGGCTCTATCGCGTGCGCTCGTACGCCAGTGTGGCGCAGATGTGGCGCGAGTGGGGGCGCTCGCTGGATCTCAAGGACGCGACATCCAAGCTGCAACAGGCCCTCGACACGCTGTTCGTGGTGCTCGCGCAGGGGCTGTGGCTGCCGGCGGCCGTCGCGCTGTGGTGGGCGTGGCCCTCGCTCGAGCCGTCGCTGTGGCGCGCGCTGCTCGCCGTGAGCACGGGCGTACTCGTGGGCGTGCGCTGGCTGTTGATGCTCGGCATCGCGCCGAGCTACGCGCGACGGGGCATCACGTGGTGGCTGTCGCCGCTCGCGGATCCGTTGGCCGCGCTGCGGCTTGTGATCAGCACGCTGCGCAGGCCCAAGCGCTGGCGCACGCGCAGCTACAGCTCCGCGCCGGCGACCTGA